One part of the Rutidosis leptorrhynchoides isolate AG116_Rl617_1_P2 chromosome 1, CSIRO_AGI_Rlap_v1, whole genome shotgun sequence genome encodes these proteins:
- the LOC139859018 gene encoding uncharacterized protein: MAPPVLKNHSTFKSTKRRNCQIAPIEANMIHSWQAGQRRKAETLEDWKQGMIAFPSIVKEKLKDTFVPLANFANDPSWSEGNIVLEVVLGKPPFKRTAHIEFVVVKANSQYNAILGRSAMMKFGAVTSTVHRMMKFPTPAGIAKLYVERRRPIECVQINRIAVNPIIHEDGSISPNPEFPDQKIIIGNTIAKATREKLYKILATNLDVFAWKDSDMTGVPRHIAEHKLGVNPNISPVCQKKRGMAPDRTKFLRDEVKKLVEAGILREVKY, from the exons atgGCGCCACCCGTTCTAAAGAATCACTCAACTTTCAAGAGCACCAAAAGGCGTAATTGTCAGATAGCACCCATTGAAGCAAACATGATACATTCATGGCAAGCCGGACAGCGGAGAAAAGCAGAAACATTAGAGGATTGGAAACAAGGAATGATTGCTTTTCCTTCCAT AGTTAAGGAAAAACTAAAGGACACATTTGTTCCCTTAGCAAATTTTGCTAATGATCCGTCATGGTCAGAAGGAAACATAGTTTTAGAAGTAGTATTGGGAAAACCGCCATTTAAAAGAACTGCTCATATCGAATTTGTGGTTGTGAAAGCAAATTCGCAGTATAATGCCATTTTAGGACGATCAGCCATGATGAAATTCGGAGCTGTGACGTCAACGGTACACAGAATGATGAAATTTCCCACACCGGCTGGCATCGCCAAGCTGTATGTTGAACGGAGAAGACCAATAGAATGTGTACAAATAAACAGAATAGCTGTTAACCCAATCATTCATGAAGATGGGTCAATATCACCAAATCCAgagtttccagatcagaaaatcataattggaaACACAATCGCAAAGGCAACAAGAGAAAAGCTTTATAAAATTTTAGCAACCAATTTAGACGTTTTTGCGTGGAAAGATTCTGATATGACTGGTGTACCACGTCATATAGCTGAACATAAGCTTGGTGTAAATCCAAATATCTCACCAGTATGTCAAAAGAAAAGAGGAATGGCTCCTGACCGAACAAAATTTCTCAGAGATGAAGTCAAAAAACTTGTGGAGGCTGGGATATTACGGGAAGTAAAATATTAG